The following proteins are co-located in the Haloprofundus halophilus genome:
- a CDS encoding archaea-specific SMC-related protein: MSSTVTKEDPARFAVRNVGGIDETSVELPPGITVLAGRNATNRTSFLQAIMAAMGSDRVSLKGDAEEGHVELELGDDQYTRTLMRTGGGVSTSGEPFLDEAEVADLFAFLLGNNEARRAVTQNVDLRELIMRPVDTDAIRREISELETEKSRLDDRVDELQELKRDLPELESERTRLREELEAKREELADKEAEIDDHGSDVDESREEKRELEQKFDELRDRRAALETVRSDIDLEQESIESLTRERRELEAELEELADEVDDPDEEVDRRIDQLRERKQRLSSEVSELQNVLKFNEEMLEDGAVTATLRAEDESKAVTDKLVDDDAVTCWTCGSTVDRENIERTLEQLRTLRKEKLTAVRDIEDDLSELRTRKKTREKRRQRVESLRGKLGRVEDELDRREETLSDKRDERDRLGDEVAALEETVDDLESEDFSDILELHKEANELEFELGRLESSLESVEAEISEIEDELAAESRLADERERIAEELTDLRTRIEQIETQAISEFNEHMGAVLGILEYANIERIWIERVERRVREGRRKVDKATFELHIVRSTESGTTYEDTVDHLSESEQEVTGLIFALAGYLVHDLYETVPFMLLDSLEAIDSDRIARLVDYLSDYAEFLVVALLPEDAQAIENEDARISEI; this comes from the coding sequence ATGTCATCGACAGTTACGAAGGAGGACCCCGCCCGATTCGCGGTGAGGAACGTCGGCGGAATCGACGAAACTTCCGTCGAACTGCCGCCCGGTATCACGGTGCTCGCGGGACGAAACGCGACGAACCGAACCTCGTTCCTGCAAGCGATTATGGCCGCGATGGGAAGCGACCGAGTCTCGCTCAAAGGCGACGCCGAGGAGGGGCACGTCGAACTCGAACTCGGCGACGACCAGTACACTCGAACGCTGATGCGAACCGGCGGCGGAGTGAGCACGAGCGGCGAGCCCTTCCTCGACGAGGCGGAAGTCGCCGACCTCTTCGCGTTCCTCCTCGGGAACAACGAGGCGCGACGGGCGGTCACCCAGAACGTCGACCTCCGAGAGCTCATCATGCGGCCCGTCGACACCGACGCGATTCGTCGCGAGATCTCGGAGCTCGAAACCGAGAAATCGCGACTCGACGACCGTGTGGACGAACTACAGGAACTGAAACGCGACCTTCCCGAACTGGAGTCAGAACGCACGCGTCTGCGTGAGGAACTCGAAGCCAAACGCGAGGAGTTGGCCGACAAGGAAGCCGAGATCGACGACCACGGCTCCGACGTCGACGAGTCGCGGGAGGAGAAACGCGAACTGGAGCAGAAGTTCGACGAGCTCCGCGACCGGCGCGCGGCCCTCGAGACGGTGCGGTCGGACATCGACCTCGAACAGGAGAGCATCGAGTCGCTGACGCGCGAACGGCGCGAACTCGAGGCCGAACTGGAGGAACTCGCCGACGAGGTCGACGACCCCGACGAGGAGGTCGACCGACGGATCGACCAGCTACGCGAGCGCAAACAGCGTCTCAGCAGCGAAGTCAGCGAACTGCAGAACGTGCTGAAGTTCAACGAGGAGATGCTCGAAGACGGTGCCGTCACCGCGACGCTGAGAGCGGAGGACGAGTCGAAAGCGGTCACCGACAAACTCGTCGACGACGACGCCGTCACGTGTTGGACCTGCGGGTCGACCGTCGACAGAGAGAACATCGAGCGGACGCTCGAACAACTGCGCACGCTCCGGAAGGAGAAACTCACCGCGGTCCGCGACATCGAAGACGACCTCAGCGAGCTCCGGACCCGGAAGAAAACGCGCGAGAAACGACGACAACGGGTGGAGTCGCTTCGGGGGAAACTCGGGCGTGTCGAAGACGAACTCGACCGCCGCGAGGAGACGCTTTCGGACAAGCGCGACGAGCGTGACCGACTCGGCGACGAGGTGGCAGCGCTCGAAGAGACGGTCGACGACCTCGAATCGGAGGACTTCAGCGACATCCTCGAACTCCACAAGGAGGCGAACGAACTGGAATTCGAACTCGGTCGACTGGAGTCTTCGCTGGAGTCCGTGGAGGCCGAGATTTCCGAGATCGAAGACGAACTCGCGGCGGAGAGCCGACTGGCCGACGAGCGCGAACGCATCGCCGAGGAGCTCACCGACCTCCGAACCCGAATCGAACAGATCGAGACGCAAGCGATCTCCGAATTCAACGAACACATGGGCGCCGTGCTCGGTATTCTGGAGTACGCGAACATCGAGCGAATCTGGATCGAACGAGTCGAGCGTCGCGTCCGCGAAGGTCGACGAAAAGTCGACAAGGCGACGTTCGAGCTACACATCGTCCGCAGCACCGAGTCGGGGACGACGTACGAAGACACCGTCGACCACCTCAGCGAGTCCGAACAGGAGGTCACGGGACTCATCTTCGCGCTCGCGGGCTACCTCGTCCACGACCTCTACGAGACGGTCCCGTTCATGCTCCTCGACTCGCTGGAGGCTATCGACTCCGACAGAATCGCCCGCCTCGTCGATTACCTCTCCGACTACGCCGAGTTTCTCGTCGTCGCGCTCCTCC
- a CDS encoding ThuA domain-containing protein, with protein sequence MTRPTVTVWNEFVHERESDVVADIYPDGIHAVIADALEERGFETRTATLDEPEHGLSEEVLDDTDVLTWWGHAAHDEVDDEIVERVKERVLDGMGLLVLHSAHYSKIFKSLMGTTCSLKWREAAERERLWIVEPSHPIVAGLDDDYLELEEAEMYGERFDVPAPETLVFNSWFEGGEVFRSGCCYRRGAGKVFYFRPGHETYPVYHDENIQQVLANACEWAASGENQPSPTYGNADPIEDIDTSDDRTVH encoded by the coding sequence ATGACACGCCCAACAGTCACGGTCTGGAACGAGTTCGTCCACGAGCGCGAAAGCGACGTCGTCGCGGACATCTACCCCGACGGCATCCACGCGGTCATCGCCGACGCGCTCGAAGAACGCGGCTTCGAGACGCGGACGGCGACGCTCGACGAGCCCGAACACGGCCTCTCCGAGGAAGTTCTCGACGACACGGACGTGCTGACGTGGTGGGGTCACGCCGCCCACGACGAGGTCGACGACGAGATCGTCGAACGAGTCAAGGAACGCGTCCTCGACGGGATGGGTCTGCTCGTGCTGCACTCGGCGCACTACTCGAAGATTTTCAAGTCGCTGATGGGCACGACCTGTTCGCTGAAGTGGCGCGAGGCCGCCGAACGCGAACGCCTCTGGATCGTCGAACCGAGCCACCCCATCGTCGCCGGACTCGACGACGACTACCTCGAACTCGAGGAGGCGGAGATGTACGGCGAACGGTTCGACGTGCCCGCCCCCGAAACCCTCGTCTTCAACAGTTGGTTCGAGGGCGGCGAAGTGTTCCGCTCGGGCTGTTGCTACCGCCGCGGCGCGGGGAAGGTGTTCTACTTCCGTCCCGGCCACGAGACCTACCCGGTTTACCACGACGAAAACATCCAGCAGGTGCTCGCGAACGCCTGCGAGTGGGCCGCATCGGGCGAGAACCAGCCGTCACCTACCTACGGCAACGCCGACCCGATAGAGGACATCGACACGAGTGACGACCGAACGGTCCACTGA
- a CDS encoding sugar phosphate isomerase/epimerase family protein gives MAHSAIQLYTLRNVDEPLETLLREVGDAGYEGVEFAQRVHEADLDAVTAALDETGLETVSAHVGLGAIEDNLDDTVEFYRALGCDRFVVPWLDAERFESEAAVRETATRLTEAAETLADRGIDLCYHNHDHEYELVDGTPALELLAEHSDAPLGFEVDLGWVTVGGGDPVSFLEQWGDRVPLVHVSDAEADRTPREVGDGVLDVERCAKAVRESDIEWAIYEHDEPEDPMASMRGGVDVLEQF, from the coding sequence ATGGCACACTCCGCAATCCAGCTGTACACGCTCCGAAACGTCGACGAACCGCTCGAAACGTTACTGAGAGAGGTCGGGGACGCAGGCTACGAGGGCGTCGAGTTCGCCCAACGCGTCCACGAGGCCGACCTCGATGCGGTGACCGCCGCGCTCGACGAGACCGGTCTGGAGACCGTCTCGGCGCACGTCGGCCTCGGCGCTATCGAGGACAATCTCGACGACACCGTCGAGTTCTACCGTGCGCTCGGCTGCGACCGGTTCGTCGTTCCGTGGCTCGACGCCGAACGGTTCGAGAGCGAGGCGGCCGTCCGGGAGACAGCGACTCGGTTGACCGAGGCGGCGGAGACGCTCGCCGACCGCGGTATCGACCTCTGCTATCACAACCACGACCACGAGTACGAACTGGTCGACGGCACTCCCGCCCTCGAGTTGCTCGCGGAGCACTCGGACGCGCCGCTCGGATTCGAGGTCGACCTCGGATGGGTCACGGTCGGCGGCGGCGACCCCGTCTCCTTCTTAGAGCAGTGGGGCGACCGAGTACCGCTCGTTCACGTTTCGGACGCCGAGGCCGACAGAACGCCGAGAGAAGTCGGCGACGGCGTGCTCGACGTCGAACGATGCGCGAAGGCCGTCCGCGAAAGCGATATCGAGTGGGCTATCTACGAACACGACGAACCGGAGGACCCGATGGCTTCGATGCGCGGCGGTGTGGACGTCCTCGAACAGTTCTGA
- a CDS encoding IclR family transcriptional regulator, with the protein MKTIDKTVRILDALVEAEGSRVSELSDRLEMPTSTVHAHLSALKRHGFVRSDGDIYTLGLQFLYYGGHILHNKREYELVRPRVSALAERTGERVQFIVEHGGRGIYLYTSAEGERAVQADVRMGKIADLAPTAAGKAILAYLPESTVREILDEHGLEAHTENSITDEDELFAELDAVRERGYSINDEERIHKQIAVGAAILDRAGGVVGGLSVSGPAHRMRAERYQDEIVDLLLGTVDEIELNIIYQ; encoded by the coding sequence ATGAAAACAATCGACAAGACGGTGCGAATCCTCGACGCCCTCGTGGAGGCCGAAGGGTCGAGGGTTTCGGAGTTGAGCGACCGGTTGGAGATGCCGACGAGTACCGTCCACGCGCACCTCTCGGCGTTGAAGCGACACGGGTTCGTTCGAAGCGACGGCGACATCTACACGCTCGGACTGCAGTTTCTCTACTACGGCGGTCACATCCTCCACAACAAACGCGAGTACGAACTCGTCCGACCGAGAGTGTCGGCGTTGGCCGAGAGGACCGGTGAGCGCGTGCAGTTCATCGTCGAACACGGCGGGCGGGGAATCTACCTCTACACGAGCGCAGAGGGCGAGAGAGCGGTTCAGGCGGACGTGCGGATGGGAAAAATTGCCGACCTCGCCCCGACTGCCGCAGGCAAAGCGATTCTCGCGTATCTCCCCGAGTCGACGGTCCGAGAGATACTCGACGAACACGGCCTCGAAGCCCACACCGAGAACAGCATCACCGACGAGGACGAACTGTTCGCGGAGTTAGATGCAGTTCGGGAACGGGGGTACTCTATCAACGACGAAGAACGGATTCACAAACAGATCGCCGTCGGAGCGGCGATTCTCGACAGAGCGGGCGGCGTCGTCGGCGGACTCAGCGTTTCGGGGCCCGCACACCGGATGCGTGCGGAGCGATACCAGGACGAAATCGTCGACCTCCTGCTCGGCACGGTCGACGAGATCGAACTCAACATCATCTACCAGTAA